A stretch of Exiguobacterium sp. BMC-KP DNA encodes these proteins:
- the fadH gene encoding 2,4-dienoyl-CoA reductase, translating into MTQTIMVTGGTNGMGKAMALALKEAGWNVVVTGRDAERLQLMDEALAQIKGEHLTIQMDVRDADACLAAVNQARERFGRLEALINNAAGNFICPTDELSPNGWKTVIDIVLNGTFNCCHALVKGWQEDQVVGGQIVNIVASYAWQAGAGVAPSAAAKAGVLNLTRTLAVEWGYKYQARVNAISPGPIERTGGADKLALSPEHAERIRRNVPLGRFGTPEEIATLATWMVSDQARYLNGECIALDGGHWLNKQPF; encoded by the coding sequence ATGACACAAACAATCATGGTAACGGGTGGAACAAACGGTATGGGGAAAGCGATGGCGCTTGCCTTAAAGGAAGCCGGCTGGAATGTTGTCGTCACGGGACGAGACGCGGAACGTTTGCAACTCATGGATGAAGCATTAGCACAAATTAAAGGCGAACACTTGACGATTCAGATGGATGTCCGTGACGCAGATGCTTGTCTCGCAGCAGTTAATCAAGCACGCGAACGTTTCGGTCGTCTTGAAGCATTAATCAACAATGCTGCTGGGAACTTCATCTGTCCGACGGATGAATTATCGCCGAATGGTTGGAAGACCGTCATCGACATCGTCCTCAACGGGACATTCAACTGCTGTCACGCGCTTGTCAAAGGCTGGCAAGAAGATCAGGTCGTTGGCGGACAAATCGTCAACATCGTTGCCTCTTATGCCTGGCAGGCAGGTGCTGGTGTCGCTCCGAGTGCCGCTGCAAAAGCTGGCGTCCTGAACTTGACGCGTACGCTAGCCGTCGAGTGGGGTTATAAATACCAAGCCCGTGTTAATGCAATCAGTCCAGGACCGATCGAACGAACGGGTGGTGCTGATAAACTCGCTTTATCACCGGAACATGCAGAACGGATTCGTCGCAATGTGCCGCTCGGTCGATTTGGTACACCCGAAGAGATCGCGACACTCGCTACCTGGATGGTATCGGATCAAGCACGGTACTTAAACGGAGAATGTATCGCTCTTGACGGTGGTCATTGGTTAAATAAACAACCCTTCTAA